The genomic window CTGGCCGGTGACACTCCGGCTGACCAGCGGCATCATCCGAACAATGCCCACGACGATTTCCAGGCCCGCCGGGCTCGCACAGCCACTCGGGGCGGGCGCGGTGACCGCGCTCGTCGGGTTCACCAGTTCGTTCGCGGTGGTGCTGAGCGGGTTGACGGCGGTCGGCGCCACCGCGGCCCAAGCCGCGTCCGGACTTCTCGCGCTGTGCGTCACCCAGGGCATCGGGATCATCCTGCTCAGCTACCGCTACCGGATGCCGATCACGCTGGCCTGGTCGACGCCCGGCGCCGCGCTGCTCGCGGGCGCCGGCACGATCGCGGGCGGCTGGCAGGCCGCGCTCGGGGCGTTCGCGCTCACCGGAGTGCTGATCGTGATCACCGGGTTGTGGCAGCGGCTGGGAAATCTGGTCGCCGCGATTCCGGTCGAGATCGCGCAGGCCATGCTGGCGGGCGTGCTGTTGCCGATGTGCCTCGCGCCGGTCGAGGCGGTGGCGACCAGCCCGGCGGTGGTGGTTCCGGTGATCGCGGTGTGGCTGGCGCTCCAGCGTTTCGCCAAGCGCTGGGCGGTGATCGCCGCGTTCGTCGTCGCCGCCGTCGGCGCCGGGGTGAGCATCGTGGTCGAGCATCGCGAACTCGATCTCGCCGCCATGGCGCCGACAGTGGAACTCGCCCTGCCGCAGTGGAATTGGCAAGCCATGATCGGCATCGCCATTCCGCTCTACATCGTCACCATGGCCTCGCAGAACATTCCGGGCACCGCGGTGATGCGCTCGTTCGACTACCAGGTGCCGTGGCGCGCGGCGATGGCCGTCACCGGTATCGGCACCATACTGGGCGCACCCGCGGGCGGTCACGCCATCAATCTGGCCGCGATCAGCGCCGCCCTGTCCGCCGCGCCCGCCGCGCACCCGGACCCGAAGCGCCGGTGGATCGCGGCCTGTACCGCGGGAGTCGCCTACCTGCTACTGGCGCTCGGCTCGGCGGCGCTGGTCACCCTGGTGGCCGCCGCGCCGGAGGGGACGCTGGAAACGGTGGCCGGACTCGCGCTGCTGGCGACGCTCGCGGCGGCGCTGGCGGGTGCCCTGCGCTCCGAACAGCACCGCGAGGCGGGGGTGATCACCTTCGTGATCGCCGCGTCCGGCGTGGGATTTCTCGGCATCGGGGCCGCGTTCTGGGCGCTGCTCGCGGGGTTGGTCGTGCGTCGGGTGCTGGACACGCGAGCCGCGCCGGAGGCGACCTCCAGCCGAACACCGCGGGCTTCGTCAGCCCCAGAGCCGCAGGCGGAGTCGGACTCTCGGCCACGGGTGGCGGCCGACTTCGGACCGCAGCCGACATCCAGCTCCACGCCGCAGCCGACATCCAGTACCACACCGCAGCCGACACCCAGCACCACGGCGCACGTGACATACAGATGAGCACAGCAGACGGTGTCCAGCACTACCCCCGCAGGCGGCGTCTGCCTCCCCGCTCGCGTCGGCCTCTGTGCACGCGGCACCCGTCTGTGCGCCGCAAGCGACGGCCCGGCGGAGCGCCGCACGGGGACAGCCACCGCCGGGCACAGGTCACACCAGGCACCGCGC from Nocardia bhagyanarayanae includes these protein-coding regions:
- a CDS encoding benzoate/H(+) symporter BenE family transporter, coding for MPTTISRPAGLAQPLGAGAVTALVGFTSSFAVVLSGLTAVGATAAQAASGLLALCVTQGIGIILLSYRYRMPITLAWSTPGAALLAGAGTIAGGWQAALGAFALTGVLIVITGLWQRLGNLVAAIPVEIAQAMLAGVLLPMCLAPVEAVATSPAVVVPVIAVWLALQRFAKRWAVIAAFVVAAVGAGVSIVVEHRELDLAAMAPTVELALPQWNWQAMIGIAIPLYIVTMASQNIPGTAVMRSFDYQVPWRAAMAVTGIGTILGAPAGGHAINLAAISAALSAAPAAHPDPKRRWIAACTAGVAYLLLALGSAALVTLVAAAPEGTLETVAGLALLATLAAALAGALRSEQHREAGVITFVIAASGVGFLGIGAAFWALLAGLVVRRVLDTRAAPEATSSRTPRASSAPEPQAESDSRPRVAADFGPQPTSSSTPQPTSSTTPQPTPSTTAHVTYR